A genomic region of Alicyclobacillus sp. SO9 contains the following coding sequences:
- a CDS encoding diacylglycerol kinase, with the protein MSRTHSTWPQAAHFALAGIWGTVCHERNMRIHLWMLTVVSILEIVLRPTLSTVVMVIGASSFVIAAEVMNTAIENAVDLMIGQQYHPLAKAAKDAAAGATLVASFAAVMVGILFLVQMWPWQFRMLSLRHLGGALINVVIACTTLTTIVLSERQYREYRKYGIDGDKSKGGNLGE; encoded by the coding sequence ATGAGTAGAACCCATTCCACCTGGCCCCAGGCTGCCCACTTCGCGCTAGCGGGCATCTGGGGAACAGTATGTCATGAGCGCAATATGAGAATTCACTTGTGGATGCTGACAGTGGTATCCATACTTGAGATTGTGTTGCGCCCGACACTGTCTACTGTGGTTATGGTTATTGGTGCCAGTTCGTTTGTCATTGCTGCTGAAGTGATGAACACTGCAATTGAAAATGCCGTTGATTTAATGATTGGGCAGCAGTACCATCCCCTTGCCAAAGCGGCGAAAGATGCAGCCGCTGGTGCAACCTTGGTTGCGTCCTTTGCGGCCGTCATGGTTGGCATTTTGTTCCTCGTGCAGATGTGGCCGTGGCAGTTTCGCATGTTATCACTCCGCCATCTGGGCGGGGCATTGATTAATGTAGTCATTGCCTGTACGACGCTGACGACAATTGTGTTGTCGGAGAGGCAATATAGAGAGTACAGGAAATACGGAATAGATGGTGACAAGAGCAAGGGAGGAAATTTAGGTGAGTGA
- the ybeY gene encoding rRNA maturation RNase YbeY, protein MSEGTLTADLDVRYPLPADTGFDSVFVEQVLSAAAESVQQFGEVSVSLVSDEEIHTLNRDYRDVNRPTDVLSFSMLEGNDVDVGIPAAQMLGDIVISWPAALRQAEEYGHSVKRELAFLLVHGFLHLVGYDHQTVEDETEMFAIQEQVLTDLGLTRSADAGRTAEQRTSD, encoded by the coding sequence ATGAGTGAAGGAACCTTAACCGCAGATTTGGATGTTCGCTATCCACTTCCTGCAGATACGGGTTTTGATAGTGTTTTTGTAGAGCAGGTGCTATCCGCGGCGGCTGAGTCCGTTCAACAGTTTGGTGAAGTCTCAGTCTCTTTGGTGTCTGACGAAGAGATTCATACTTTGAATCGGGACTACAGAGATGTCAATCGCCCCACAGATGTGCTCTCATTTTCTATGCTGGAGGGTAATGATGTAGATGTCGGCATACCTGCTGCCCAGATGCTGGGAGACATTGTGATTAGCTGGCCTGCGGCACTCAGGCAGGCAGAAGAATACGGCCACAGTGTGAAACGGGAACTTGCCTTCCTGTTGGTGCACGGTTTTCTGCATTTAGTCGGATATGATCATCAGACTGTCGAAGATGAAACAGAGATGTTCGCAATTCAGGAACAAGTACTTACCGATTTAGGCCTTACTCGTTCGGCGGATGCTGGACGAACTGCAGAGCAGAGGACGTCAGACTGA
- a CDS encoding HD family phosphohydrolase, with amino-acid sequence MNFRKWGQSIRDFLDNEKFRLNRRIRIGIFVGLGLALYLVLIGSILPPSYNFEVGQTSPVTVRAPMTAVDTQATQSAKQAAENKVAKQYAMDPNVEKDAVKSLDTLFAKAVTVDSTKSMSAANKIKALGQVAPRQVTTASLKTLASMNPREITQVKSVSDKIVSNLLGAPFNEQSAAQSNLLVDRQLVSNYDLNRANRVLVQNLVVSVLKPNMVYQQKKTDQARQAAAQSVSNIMIHQGQLIVSKNGVITQRVLDRLKDVGLLRTQPRYGMAIGFALFVALSEGLLASYIERRSPRRNLDNLMLLLLAIIIVLMGVLIAIVKSVINAGGPQWIAYLAPISVGAMLITVLMDSSLAVVASFFLSLFFGAALDYNYWFSLIGFVGSLTGAYGVAKVMHRGTFMRAGFLVAMVNVLAITSMHLVQNDAGSGLKTFSLHFGLGALNGIFSAVLTMGILPFFEGAFGLLTAIRLLELSNPNHRLLKKVLMEAPGTYHHSLIVGNLAEAAAEIVGADPLICRVGAYYHDVGKTRRPLFFVENQMTKENPHDKIAPSLSHLIITSHVSDGLAMLKEAGLPKPIRDVCATHHGTTILWYFYNKAREQDKNGTVKVDDYRYPGPKPKTRENAIVMICDAVEAAVRSMSRPTPNRVEGVIRKIIRDRLEDGQLDECDLTLQDLDVMVGAFMKTLKGIYHSRIEYPDMDKIRKEVAK; translated from the coding sequence ATGAATTTCCGCAAGTGGGGCCAATCCATTCGCGATTTTTTAGATAATGAAAAATTCCGATTGAACAGGCGTATTCGAATCGGTATTTTTGTAGGGCTTGGATTGGCACTCTACTTGGTGTTAATTGGAAGCATATTGCCTCCAAGCTATAACTTTGAAGTTGGGCAGACGAGTCCGGTAACGGTACGAGCTCCAATGACGGCTGTTGATACGCAAGCTACCCAATCTGCAAAACAAGCAGCGGAGAACAAGGTTGCAAAGCAGTACGCGATGGATCCCAATGTTGAGAAAGATGCAGTCAAGAGCTTGGACACGCTGTTTGCGAAGGCAGTGACCGTGGATTCTACCAAATCCATGTCGGCTGCCAACAAAATCAAGGCACTCGGTCAAGTAGCTCCAAGACAGGTGACGACTGCGTCATTAAAGACGCTGGCCAGTATGAATCCCAGGGAAATTACGCAAGTCAAGAGTGTATCAGACAAGATTGTGTCAAATCTCTTGGGTGCCCCTTTTAATGAACAGTCTGCAGCTCAGTCTAACTTGCTGGTGGACAGGCAGCTTGTGAGTAATTACGATTTGAACCGTGCAAATCGGGTTCTGGTGCAGAACCTAGTCGTCAGCGTGCTCAAACCGAATATGGTCTATCAACAGAAAAAGACCGATCAGGCACGGCAAGCAGCTGCACAGTCTGTGTCGAACATTATGATTCATCAAGGGCAACTGATTGTTTCGAAGAACGGTGTGATTACACAGCGAGTCCTCGATCGGTTGAAAGATGTCGGGTTGCTCAGAACCCAGCCAAGGTATGGAATGGCCATCGGATTTGCGCTGTTCGTTGCTCTCTCCGAGGGACTGCTGGCGTCCTATATCGAACGGCGGTCACCGCGACGAAATTTGGATAATCTGATGTTGTTACTGCTTGCTATTATTATCGTGCTAATGGGTGTCTTAATCGCCATTGTCAAAAGTGTCATCAATGCTGGCGGACCGCAGTGGATTGCCTACTTGGCGCCCATCTCGGTGGGAGCCATGTTAATTACCGTCTTAATGGATTCATCACTGGCCGTTGTGGCTTCGTTCTTTCTTTCGCTGTTCTTTGGTGCGGCCCTGGATTACAACTACTGGTTTTCTTTGATTGGATTCGTAGGTTCTCTGACGGGTGCGTACGGTGTTGCTAAGGTCATGCACCGCGGTACCTTTATGCGTGCCGGGTTTCTCGTGGCAATGGTCAACGTGCTCGCAATTACTTCGATGCACCTTGTGCAAAATGATGCAGGCTCCGGGCTGAAGACCTTTTCTTTGCACTTTGGTCTCGGTGCATTAAACGGGATCTTCAGTGCCGTTCTGACGATGGGCATTTTACCGTTTTTTGAGGGCGCGTTTGGTTTGTTAACGGCTATTCGTTTACTTGAACTATCCAATCCAAACCATCGGTTGCTGAAAAAAGTGCTGATGGAAGCGCCTGGTACCTATCACCACAGTCTGATTGTCGGGAACTTGGCAGAAGCCGCTGCAGAGATTGTCGGGGCCGATCCCCTTATTTGCCGCGTAGGTGCGTATTACCACGACGTCGGGAAAACGCGCCGGCCGCTGTTCTTTGTTGAGAATCAAATGACAAAGGAAAACCCGCATGACAAAATAGCCCCCAGCTTGAGTCACTTAATTATTACCTCTCACGTGTCGGACGGGCTGGCCATGCTGAAAGAGGCAGGACTGCCGAAACCGATTCGGGATGTTTGTGCGACCCACCACGGGACTACAATTTTGTGGTACTTCTACAACAAGGCTCGGGAACAGGACAAAAACGGTACCGTGAAGGTGGATGACTACCGTTATCCAGGTCCGAAACCAAAGACCCGGGAAAATGCAATTGTGATGATCTGTGACGCTGTTGAAGCCGCTGTGCGGAGTATGTCTCGGCCTACACCCAACAGAGTAGAGGGCGTCATTCGGAAGATTATACGGGACAGACTTGAAGATGGTCAGTTGGATGAATGCGATTTGACCTTGCAAGACCTGGATGTGATGGTGGGTGCCTTCATGAAGACGCTCAAAGGTATATATCACTCACGGATTGAGTATCCAGATATGGATAAGATAAGGAAGGAAGTAGCGAAATAA
- a CDS encoding PhoH family protein gives MQNQAVRKWAFANNEESMSVLGPHDVLLGLLDKAYQAKVVIRGTELSFSGDEDEVNQMYALVQVIAKLTKMGVRLSDNDYRYAIDLAKNHQIEELPAVYSAEIATTFKGKVIRAKTLGQRRYVEAINKLDVVFGIGPAGTGKTYLAVAMAVMALKRGDVKRIILTRPAVEAGESLGFLPGDLQEKVDPYLRPLYDGLYDVYGPEQVIRAMERNNIEIAPLAYMRGRTLESSFVILDEAQNTTPEQMKMFLTRLGFDSKMVVTGDVTQVDLPRGRLSGLIDAAQVLTGVSGVGFHYFTAHDVVRHHLVQRIIDAYEGKPDNGPENR, from the coding sequence ATGCAGAACCAAGCGGTTCGTAAGTGGGCATTTGCCAACAATGAAGAGTCTATGTCTGTTCTTGGTCCACATGATGTGTTACTTGGTTTGCTGGACAAAGCCTATCAGGCAAAAGTGGTCATTCGTGGAACAGAATTGTCTTTTAGCGGTGATGAAGACGAAGTCAATCAAATGTACGCCTTGGTTCAGGTCATCGCGAAACTAACCAAAATGGGTGTGCGTTTGTCTGATAATGACTACCGCTACGCAATAGACTTGGCAAAGAATCATCAAATAGAAGAGTTGCCTGCAGTGTACTCTGCAGAAATCGCAACGACGTTTAAAGGTAAAGTTATTCGGGCCAAAACCTTGGGGCAGCGGCGTTACGTTGAAGCGATTAACAAGCTGGATGTTGTATTTGGGATTGGTCCTGCGGGAACAGGAAAAACCTATTTGGCTGTAGCAATGGCTGTAATGGCTCTAAAACGCGGAGATGTCAAGCGCATCATTTTAACCAGACCTGCCGTTGAAGCGGGTGAAAGCTTGGGCTTTTTGCCGGGAGATCTGCAGGAAAAGGTTGATCCGTACTTGCGACCGCTGTACGACGGATTGTACGACGTATACGGACCGGAGCAGGTAATCCGAGCGATGGAACGAAATAATATTGAGATTGCCCCGTTGGCCTATATGCGGGGACGTACCTTGGAATCGTCGTTTGTGATTCTTGACGAAGCCCAGAATACCACACCAGAGCAGATGAAGATGTTTCTTACGAGGCTTGGCTTTGACTCAAAAATGGTTGTCACTGGAGACGTGACACAGGTCGATTTGCCGCGCGGCAGGTTGTCCGGACTCATTGATGCTGCACAGGTTTTAACGGGTGTATCCGGTGTGGGTTTTCATTACTTCACCGCACATGATGTCGTGCGTCACCACTTAGTACAGAGAATTATTGATGCATATGAGGGGAAACCAGACAACGGGCCCGAAAATAGATAA
- the yqfD gene encoding sporulation protein YqfD yields MNGWGGFEYTWFGALYVELRGDETHSVITDLHRKGVVLRQIQYGQSSVRLVFGLRDFDTVYTSCRHFHVRIRFLERLGLPFLLKRLLRRKTMLMGPVLFFAIIYGLSSTIWQISISGVKEDTVPAVRQAAAKTGLYTGAWKGLTKGRLEKVQDSILNQVPSLIWVGVDVRGSKATIKAIEKIKGVDEKSTQPHNIVASKPAVIQRVLATRGQVLVKPGQVVHSGEVIISGAMGDGAAQVPAAGKVMAEVWYTSDVTVPLKVARKGLTGSKYKQDYLMIGGLGLHLWGWKTPHYAEQLQTTESTSWHLGKYQLPLQWSIVTHHQVQKLAFTDSEKAAKAKAIKLAEQDVRSKIGSDGSLLSKTVLHTEVSRGKLYAKVWIRAEEDIGVAKPIPQQSEDKTKTGNQPTSNKAKQG; encoded by the coding sequence GTGAACGGATGGGGCGGATTTGAATACACTTGGTTTGGAGCACTGTATGTCGAGCTTCGGGGCGACGAGACGCATTCTGTAATTACAGACCTTCACCGAAAAGGGGTCGTGCTGCGGCAGATTCAGTATGGTCAATCCTCTGTTCGATTAGTATTTGGATTGCGCGACTTTGACACGGTCTATACTTCATGCCGACATTTCCACGTGCGCATCCGCTTTCTTGAGCGGCTCGGTCTCCCGTTTCTGCTGAAACGGCTGTTACGCAGAAAAACAATGCTGATGGGGCCTGTCTTATTTTTTGCTATCATCTATGGACTGAGTTCGACAATCTGGCAGATTTCAATCTCGGGTGTGAAAGAAGACACAGTACCCGCGGTCCGTCAGGCAGCCGCAAAGACCGGGTTGTATACGGGTGCTTGGAAAGGTCTGACGAAAGGTAGATTAGAGAAAGTTCAAGACAGTATATTAAATCAAGTTCCGTCGCTGATTTGGGTTGGTGTCGATGTTCGCGGCAGTAAGGCTACGATAAAGGCAATTGAAAAAATTAAAGGCGTTGACGAAAAGTCGACTCAACCGCATAACATTGTGGCATCCAAGCCAGCGGTTATTCAACGGGTTCTAGCTACCAGAGGACAAGTTCTCGTAAAACCGGGGCAGGTTGTCCATTCCGGTGAAGTCATTATCTCTGGTGCGATGGGGGATGGGGCTGCTCAGGTGCCCGCAGCCGGCAAAGTCATGGCTGAGGTATGGTACACCTCGGATGTGACGGTGCCGTTGAAGGTTGCGAGAAAGGGGCTCACCGGATCGAAATACAAGCAGGACTATTTAATGATAGGTGGGCTAGGATTGCACTTGTGGGGCTGGAAAACGCCTCATTACGCAGAGCAGTTACAAACAACTGAATCGACATCTTGGCATCTGGGAAAATATCAACTGCCTCTGCAATGGAGCATCGTTACACACCATCAGGTTCAGAAATTGGCTTTTACGGACTCTGAGAAGGCGGCAAAGGCGAAGGCAATCAAGTTGGCGGAGCAGGATGTGCGGAGTAAAATAGGATCGGATGGATCGCTTTTGTCTAAGACAGTTTTACACACCGAAGTCTCCCGTGGTAAGCTATACGCAAAAGTATGGATTCGCGCAGAGGAGGATATCGGCGTCGCAAAGCCGATTCCACAGCAGAGCGAAGATAAGACAAAGACAGGTAATCAGCCCACTTCCAACAAAGCAAAGCAGGGCTGA
- a CDS encoding YabP/YqfC family sporulation protein, whose translation MPSMKRRWKQLATEWLSLPPDALQDVSRVTCLNGNEVIVENIESLLRVSDTQVDIDVGHAVLHVHGESFVVTLASTTEVHLRGSVSSLSYSSRGASK comes from the coding sequence ATGCCTTCAATGAAACGACGGTGGAAGCAGCTTGCTACAGAATGGCTCTCGTTGCCGCCGGACGCGTTACAGGATGTCTCCCGTGTAACCTGTCTGAACGGGAATGAAGTCATCGTTGAGAACATAGAGTCCTTGTTGCGGGTCTCAGACACACAGGTGGATATTGACGTGGGTCACGCGGTTTTACATGTTCACGGTGAGTCTTTTGTCGTGACGTTGGCATCGACTACAGAGGTGCATCTGCGAGGCAGTGTGTCCAGTTTATCCTACAGTTCCAGAGGTGCGTCCAAGTGA